Proteins co-encoded in one Trueperella abortisuis genomic window:
- a CDS encoding IS3 family transposase: MPRILEGRRRLPTLVVGEAWSLGYVHQGSDHHVDGDHGHVVALMRWPSRFGPPSKVEHFYRYAFVTRKQVYESVAEWIKVFYNRTRIHTSINGYSPVEYELKTTAPLLEVA; encoded by the coding sequence ATGCCCAGGATCCTGGAGGGGCGTCGCCGTCTTCCTACGCTCGTCGTTGGTGAAGCCTGGTCGCTGGGTTACGTCCATCAAGGCTCAGATCATCATGTTGATGGGGATCATGGGCATGTGGTGGCATTAATGCGATGGCCGAGTCGTTTTGGGCCACCCTCGAAAGTCGAGCATTTCTACCGTTACGCTTTCGTTACCCGTAAACAGGTATACGAATCGGTCGCGGAATGGATCAAAGTGTTCTACAACCGCACCCGGATCCACACCTCAATCAACGGCTATTCGCCGGTCGAATACGAACTGAAAACAACGGCTCCACTATTGGAAGTCGCCTAA